A region of Natribaculum luteum DNA encodes the following proteins:
- a CDS encoding GAP family protein: MKFLEVLPLVFVMIGGPQILSAIFLATSENWRRNSAAFVGGAAISIPLVVTVAYVFSASATEQGEPNTTVSTIVLVALLLAMVHTYQTREEAEPPRWMGKLETATPRFSFRLGFLLMGFFPTDILTSVAVGSYLAARNAPWTDAVPFILLTLLALALPSLALVAFGKRAETFLPKVRAWMNSHSWIVNEIVLLLFVAMSLNNLLG, translated from the coding sequence ATGAAGTTCCTCGAGGTGTTGCCGCTGGTGTTCGTGATGATCGGGGGCCCCCAGATCCTCAGCGCCATCTTCCTCGCGACGAGCGAGAACTGGCGACGAAACTCCGCCGCGTTCGTCGGTGGTGCGGCCATCTCGATCCCGCTCGTCGTCACGGTCGCCTACGTATTCAGCGCCAGTGCGACCGAACAGGGCGAACCGAACACGACGGTCAGCACGATCGTCCTCGTCGCGCTTTTGCTCGCGATGGTGCATACGTATCAGACGAGAGAGGAGGCGGAACCACCGCGGTGGATGGGGAAACTCGAGACCGCGACGCCGCGATTCTCGTTTCGGCTCGGCTTTCTCCTCATGGGGTTTTTCCCGACCGACATCCTCACCTCGGTCGCCGTCGGCTCGTACCTGGCGGCCCGTAACGCCCCGTGGACGGACGCCGTCCCGTTTATCCTGCTCACGCTCTTGGCCCTGGCGCTCCCGTCGCTTGCCCTGGTCGCGTTCGGCAAGCGCGCGGAAACCTTCCTCCCGAAGGTGCGAGCGTGGATGAACTCACACTCGTGGATCGTCAACGAGATCGTGCTCCTCCTGTTCGTCGCGATGTCGCTCAACAACCTGCTCGGCTAG